The Dromaius novaehollandiae isolate bDroNov1 chromosome 38, bDroNov1.hap1, whole genome shotgun sequence genome has a window encoding:
- the HAMP gene encoding hepcidin, with protein sequence MKLAAATGLILLLLLLLGRAAPGRMALLPSEPSLQPHSEVGDQQALLPLEPSLQPQPWSEAGEQQGRRRRRRRRRHGSHFPLCSYCCNCCRNRGCGLCCRT encoded by the exons ATGAAGCTCGCAGCCGCCACCGGCCtcatcctcctcctgctgctgctgctgggccgggccgcgccgggccgcatG GCTCTGCTCCCCTCCGAGCCGTCGCTGCAGCCGCATTCGGAGGTCGGGGACCAGCAG gctctgctgcctTTGGAGCCGTCGCTGCAGCCGCAGCCCTGGTCCGAGGCCGGGGAGCAGCAG ggccgccgccgccgccgccgccgccgccgccacggctCCCACTTCCCGCTCTGCTCCTACTGCTGCAACTGCTGCCGCAACCGGGGCTGCGGCCTCTGCTGCCGCACCtga